In Kordia antarctica, the following proteins share a genomic window:
- the fahA gene encoding fumarylacetoacetase, translated as MPNTTNNPNRKTWLDVAADSDFPIQNIPFGVFLTRDDVITIGTRIGNYAIDLGALHQLGYFKGIPLTDDIFLQDTLNDFISDGKKTWRLVRNRIGDIFDENNASLRDNKEHRNTIIFTLNEIEMQLPVQIGDYTDFYSSIEHATNVGTMFRGEDNALMPNWLHMPVGYHGRSSSIIPSGIPIHRPQGQTLPAGAETPVFGPSKRVDFELEMAFITTDANHLGEPIPIEEAEDYIFGIVLFNDWSARDIQKWEYVPLGPFLGKSFASSISPWIVTMDALEPFKVESPKPLKPQLEYLQYTGKKSYNINLEVAIQPENSTETVVARSNFKYMYWNMAQQLTHHTVNGCPVNSGDMMGSGTLSGKTPDSYGSMLELSWAGKNPVKLNDGSERTFINDGDTVTMRGYCTNDNYVRIGFGEVSSKLLPVFQPKKK; from the coding sequence ATGCCAAATACTACTAATAATCCAAATAGAAAAACGTGGCTTGACGTAGCTGCTGATAGCGATTTTCCTATCCAAAACATTCCTTTTGGTGTTTTCCTTACTAGAGATGATGTAATTACCATCGGTACTCGAATTGGTAATTATGCTATTGATTTAGGTGCATTACATCAACTTGGATATTTTAAAGGAATTCCATTAACAGACGATATTTTTCTTCAAGATACTTTGAATGATTTCATTTCTGATGGAAAAAAGACTTGGAGATTGGTTCGAAACCGTATTGGAGATATTTTCGACGAAAACAATGCGAGTTTAAGAGACAACAAAGAACACAGAAATACAATTATTTTCACCTTAAATGAAATAGAAATGCAATTGCCTGTTCAGATTGGCGATTATACAGATTTTTATTCAAGTATAGAACATGCAACCAATGTTGGTACGATGTTTAGAGGTGAAGACAACGCATTAATGCCAAACTGGCTTCACATGCCTGTTGGTTACCACGGAAGAAGTTCTTCTATTATTCCATCGGGAATTCCAATTCATCGTCCACAAGGACAGACGTTGCCAGCTGGTGCTGAAACTCCTGTATTTGGGCCTTCAAAACGTGTCGATTTCGAATTAGAAATGGCGTTTATTACCACAGATGCAAATCATTTAGGAGAACCAATTCCTATTGAAGAAGCTGAAGATTATATTTTTGGTATTGTTTTGTTTAATGATTGGAGCGCGCGCGACATTCAGAAGTGGGAATACGTTCCATTAGGACCGTTTTTAGGAAAAAGTTTTGCTTCGTCAATTTCTCCTTGGATTGTAACAATGGACGCATTAGAACCTTTCAAAGTTGAAAGCCCAAAGCCGTTAAAACCACAACTGGAATATTTACAATACACTGGAAAGAAAAGCTACAATATAAATTTAGAAGTAGCTATTCAGCCAGAAAACAGTACAGAAACAGTTGTTGCACGTTCTAACTTTAAGTACATGTACTGGAATATGGCACAACAATTAACGCATCATACGGTGAATGGTTGTCCTGTAAATTCTGGTGATATGATGGGAAGTGGAACTTTATCTGGAAAAACTCCTGATTCGTATGGTTCTATGTTGGAATTGTCTTGGGCAGGAAAAAATCCTGTAAAATTAAATGATGGTTCTGAACGAACATTTATCAACGACGGCGACACAGTTACGATGCGCGGTTATTGTACAAATGATAATTATGTTCGAATTGGTTTTGGAGAAGTTTCTTCAAAATTATTACCTGTATTTCAACCGAAGAAAAAGTAA
- the glyA gene encoding serine hydroxymethyltransferase, whose protein sequence is MQRDEQIFELIQAEKERQIEGLELIASENFVSEQVMEAVGSVLTNKYAEGYPGKRYYGGCEVVDEVETIAIDRAKALFGASWVNVQPHSGSQANTAVFAACLKPGDKILGFDLSHGGHLTHGSPVNFSGKLYDPVFYGVEEETGILNYDKIQEIATKEQPKMIIAGASAYSRDIDFERFRKIADSVNALLLADISHPAGLIAKGLLNDPIPHCHIVTTTTHKTLRGPRGGMIMIGTDFDNPFGLKLKNGNLKKMSSLLDSSVFPGNQGGPLEHVIAGKAIAFGEALTDEFMHYILQVQKNAKAMAAVFVEKGYNIISGGTDNHMMLIDLRNKNITGKDAEKALEKADITVNKNMVPFDDKSPFVTSGIRIGTAAITTRGLKEKDMELIVEYIDEAILNYESDEALENISFKVNVMMSDRPLFDS, encoded by the coding sequence ATGCAACGCGACGAACAAATTTTTGAATTAATTCAAGCCGAAAAGGAAAGACAAATTGAAGGACTAGAGTTGATCGCTTCTGAGAATTTTGTAAGTGAACAAGTTATGGAAGCTGTTGGTTCTGTACTTACCAATAAATACGCAGAAGGATATCCTGGAAAACGCTATTATGGCGGCTGTGAAGTCGTTGACGAAGTAGAAACTATTGCTATTGATAGAGCAAAAGCTTTATTTGGAGCATCATGGGTAAATGTACAACCACATAGTGGAAGTCAAGCCAACACAGCAGTTTTTGCAGCATGTTTGAAACCTGGAGATAAAATTTTAGGATTCGATTTATCGCACGGCGGACATTTAACACATGGTTCTCCAGTAAACTTTTCTGGAAAATTATACGATCCTGTATTTTACGGAGTAGAAGAGGAAACTGGTATTTTGAATTATGATAAAATTCAAGAAATAGCTACAAAAGAGCAACCAAAAATGATTATTGCTGGCGCGTCTGCATATTCTAGAGATATTGATTTTGAACGCTTTCGCAAGATTGCTGATAGTGTGAATGCTTTATTATTAGCAGATATTTCACATCCTGCAGGATTGATTGCAAAAGGATTATTAAACGATCCAATTCCACATTGTCATATTGTAACAACCACAACGCATAAAACATTGCGTGGACCACGTGGAGGAATGATTATGATCGGAACAGATTTTGACAATCCATTTGGACTAAAATTGAAGAACGGAAACTTAAAAAAGATGTCTTCATTGTTAGATAGCTCCGTTTTTCCAGGAAATCAAGGCGGACCATTGGAACACGTTATTGCAGGAAAAGCAATTGCTTTTGGAGAAGCGTTAACGGATGAATTTATGCATTATATTTTACAAGTTCAGAAAAATGCCAAAGCAATGGCGGCTGTATTTGTTGAAAAAGGATATAATATTATTTCTGGCGGAACGGACAATCACATGATGTTGATTGATCTTCGCAATAAAAATATTACTGGAAAAGATGCTGAAAAAGCATTAGAAAAAGCGGATATTACAGTAAATAAAAATATGGTTCCTTTTGACGATAAAAGTCCATTTGTAACTTCAGGAATTCGTATCGGAACAGCTGCAATTACTACAAGAGGTTTGAAAGAAAAAGATATGGAACTGATAGTGGAATATATTGATGAAGCTATCCTGAACTATGAAAGTGATGAAGCATTAGAGAACATTTCATTTAAAGTAAATGTGATGATGTCTGATAGACCTTTGTTTGACTCTTAA
- a CDS encoding FG-GAP-like repeat-containing protein has protein sequence MKSYTIAVLFCFCFSLTNAQILFENKAFDLGINITGNFNTQLGGVSFYDYDNDGWDDLTFASKENFPVRFFKNNSGTYVEETFNITIPNHSKQVLWVDYDNDGDNDLFVTRFDDSNKLYNNDGNFNFTDVSLVAGFPNTTLFTYGASFGDYDNDGDLDLFLSNKDDSKVIPNQLYRNNGNGTFTDVSFIAGISSVGHLSFCSAFFDYDNDGFLDIYISNDRFANTNILYKNNGNGTFTDVSAASGAGVAANAMSTTIDDYNYDGFLDIYVTNTTEGNHLLQNNGDGTFTDVATATGTIFNSIGWGANFFDADNDSDLDLYVSSMISDPNSPLITSGFYECDAGYNYTIPSSAGFANDTFTSFSNAIGDINNDGYQDFIVVNQAPENYALWRSTGGTNNWLKVKLDGTSSNKAGIGASIKATVNGQALYRYVLCGEAFLGQNSATELFGIGTATTIDMLEIFWPSGITDTYTNVTSNQRLTVTEGSTLGINEENAEKFSVYPNPASDYIVVSTTLSQPYTVTIFDSLGKQVLFQKQQNMQATIDVSNISSGIFFLEIRTEKSKTVQKVVIN, from the coding sequence ATGAAAAGTTATACTATTGCTGTATTATTTTGCTTTTGTTTTTCCCTAACAAATGCACAAATTCTCTTCGAAAATAAAGCGTTCGACTTAGGAATTAATATCACAGGAAACTTCAACACACAACTTGGTGGCGTTAGTTTTTATGATTATGATAATGATGGTTGGGACGATTTAACATTTGCAAGTAAAGAAAATTTTCCAGTACGATTTTTCAAAAATAATTCAGGAACGTATGTAGAAGAAACGTTCAATATCACAATTCCGAATCATTCCAAACAAGTATTATGGGTTGATTACGATAATGATGGTGATAATGATTTGTTTGTGACACGATTTGATGATTCCAACAAATTATACAATAACGACGGAAACTTCAATTTTACAGATGTTTCTCTAGTTGCTGGATTTCCAAACACTACTTTATTTACCTATGGCGCTTCTTTTGGCGATTATGATAATGATGGCGATTTAGATTTGTTTTTAAGTAATAAAGATGATTCTAAAGTCATTCCAAATCAACTATATAGAAATAACGGAAACGGAACATTTACAGATGTTTCTTTCATTGCAGGAATAAGTTCTGTGGGACATTTATCGTTCTGTTCGGCATTTTTCGATTATGATAATGATGGTTTTTTAGATATTTATATTTCTAATGATCGATTCGCAAATACAAATATTCTCTATAAAAATAACGGAAACGGAACATTTACAGACGTAAGTGCTGCTTCTGGTGCAGGAGTTGCCGCAAATGCAATGTCTACTACGATTGACGATTATAATTACGATGGTTTTTTAGATATTTATGTCACAAATACTACCGAAGGAAATCATTTGTTACAGAATAACGGCGATGGCACTTTTACAGATGTTGCTACAGCAACAGGAACTATTTTTAATAGTATAGGTTGGGGAGCGAATTTCTTTGATGCCGACAATGATTCAGATTTAGATTTGTATGTAAGTAGCATGATTAGTGATCCAAATTCTCCGTTAATCACATCTGGATTTTACGAATGTGACGCAGGATATAATTATACAATTCCTTCCTCGGCTGGTTTTGCAAATGATACGTTTACAAGTTTTTCAAATGCTATTGGCGATATTAATAATGATGGTTACCAAGATTTTATTGTGGTAAATCAAGCACCAGAAAATTATGCATTGTGGAGAAGTACTGGCGGCACAAATAATTGGTTAAAAGTCAAGCTTGATGGAACAAGCAGTAATAAAGCGGGAATTGGCGCCAGCATTAAAGCAACTGTGAACGGACAAGCATTGTATAGATATGTGTTGTGTGGAGAAGCTTTTTTAGGACAAAATTCAGCCACAGAACTTTTCGGAATAGGAACTGCAACTACGATTGATATGTTAGAAATTTTCTGGCCAAGCGGCATAACAGATACATATACAAATGTAACATCAAACCAACGATTGACAGTTACCGAAGGAAGTACGTTAGGTATAAACGAAGAAAACGCTGAAAAGTTCAGCGTTTATCCAAATCCGGCATCGGATTATATTGTAGTTTCCACAACGTTATCGCAACCGTATACAGTTACTATTTTTGATAGTTTGGGTAAGCAAGTGTTGTTTCAAAAGCAACAAAATATGCAAGCTACCATTGATGTTTCAAACATATCAAGTGGAATTTTCTTTTTAGAAATTCGCACCGAAAAAAGCAAAACAGTTCAAAAAGTTGTGATTAATTAA
- a CDS encoding phosphoethanolamine transferase domain-containing protein, with translation MKTQFKETQKFTQWWLWILLIGIGMLPTYGIYKQVFLNEHFGDKPMSTIGLIIFAVVVFGILLLFWLMKLNTEIDQHEIRMRFFPFAKKRVLWTEIKSAEVLNYGFVGGWGIRLWTTYGTVYNTKGNKGLAIELKNGEKFLIGTQKETELRQFLEKVNR, from the coding sequence ATGAAAACCCAATTTAAAGAAACACAAAAATTCACACAATGGTGGCTTTGGATACTTCTCATCGGAATAGGAATGTTACCAACTTACGGAATTTACAAACAGGTTTTTCTAAATGAACATTTTGGAGACAAACCAATGTCAACTATTGGATTGATTATTTTTGCTGTCGTTGTTTTTGGAATTTTACTATTATTTTGGTTAATGAAACTCAACACCGAAATTGACCAACATGAAATACGAATGCGCTTTTTCCCTTTTGCTAAAAAACGAGTGCTTTGGACAGAAATTAAAAGTGCGGAAGTATTAAACTACGGTTTTGTTGGCGGTTGGGGAATTAGACTTTGGACAACATACGGAACGGTTTACAATACAAAAGGCAACAAAGGACTTGCCATTGAACTCAAAAACGGGGAAAAATTTCTCATCGGAACTCAAAAAGAAACAGAATTGCGTCAATTCTTAGAAAAAGTAAACAGGTAA
- a CDS encoding carboxypeptidase-like regulatory domain-containing protein, which translates to MKYPQLKVSIPEPCHEDWNNMTPTDKGKFCDVCTKEVVDFTSKSDEEIIKHSLKHKNLCGRFHASQLDRKLIIYRKERNHWLSYAASLLFPFALFSQEAKSEIQKLPKIEQINTSSFKSLNIGSLHKQGEIASVIQNDSITIKGIVTDDTGLPLPIAYIKIQGTKIVVTNDFDGFYSLRVKRNDTVLISSLGYETVTIKIVDNQHVYNITLIAEVMGELDMMLGGVAGMVVTCSSDDYYTTPMSETEIKEKEKRTKNYFAFEKKKWKEKRAARKLARAKRKAEKN; encoded by the coding sequence ATGAAATATCCACAACTAAAGGTAAGCATTCCTGAACCATGTCATGAAGATTGGAACAACATGACGCCAACAGATAAGGGGAAATTCTGTGATGTTTGCACCAAAGAAGTCGTTGATTTTACTTCAAAAAGTGATGAAGAAATTATAAAGCATAGCTTGAAGCATAAAAATCTTTGTGGACGGTTTCACGCTTCGCAATTAGATCGAAAATTAATTATTTACAGAAAAGAACGCAATCATTGGCTTTCGTATGCGGCTTCGCTCCTATTTCCGTTTGCGTTATTTTCACAAGAAGCAAAAAGCGAGATTCAGAAACTTCCAAAAATAGAACAAATTAATACTTCAAGTTTCAAATCATTAAACATTGGTTCATTACACAAACAAGGAGAAATTGCTTCCGTAATTCAAAATGATAGTATTACAATAAAAGGTATTGTCACTGATGATACAGGATTGCCATTACCAATTGCATATATAAAGATTCAAGGAACGAAAATAGTTGTAACAAATGACTTTGATGGATTTTATTCTCTTAGAGTTAAAAGAAACGACACTGTATTGATTTCATCTTTAGGTTATGAAACCGTTACCATAAAAATAGTTGATAATCAACATGTCTACAATATTACTTTAATAGCTGAAGTTATGGGAGAATTAGATATGATGCTTGGTGGCGTAGCTGGAATGGTAGTAACTTGTTCTTCTGATGATTATTATACAACTCCAATGTCTGAAACTGAAATCAAAGAAAAAGAAAAACGCACCAAAAATTATTTTGCGTTTGAAAAGAAAAAATGGAAAGAAAAAAGAGCCGCACGAAAACTGGCAAGAGCAAAACGAAAAGCTGAGAAAAATTAA